The following proteins come from a genomic window of Papilio machaon chromosome 7, ilPapMach1.1, whole genome shotgun sequence:
- the LOC106710029 gene encoding uncharacterized protein LOC106710029: protein MTDRSIASRPSLEQVIAIVDFMEKHPALGLGQMRGLEKRDECKKLWFKLTKIVNSLGGPNRPMKSWVKYWADKKSTIRSKVQSSNGDPNTLSSNIEKKIWDLFLANDSSKDRSSVKQESHYMDESFYNEDSGEHQIESEPVLTFEEPMVDLEERQMLVMEKLVKIMGDQANALSQLAHASHVNAQAMERLAEASQIQARAVERLATSFEAIGTSTHDVRNAMVDIDSTMKRFYNTSPA, encoded by the exons atgacGGATCGTTCCATCGCG TCAAGGCCTAGTCTTGAGCAAGTGATTGCAATAGTGGACTTCATGGAGAAACATCCTGCTTTAGGGTTGGGTCAAATGAGAGGTCTTGAGAAGAGGGATGAATGCAAAAAGCTTtggtttaaattaacaaagattGTCAACAGCCTCGGTGGACCTAATAGACCAATGAAATCTTGGGTTAAA TATTGGGCAGATAAGAAATCAACAATCCGGTCAAAAGTTCAATCCAGTAATGGTGATCCTAACACCTTAAGttcaaatatagaaaaaaaaatatgggaCCTGTTCTTGGCTAATGATTCATCAA agGATCGGAGTTCTGTAAAACAAGAGTCTCATTACATGGACGAATCATTCTACAATGAAGACAGCGGCGAGCATCAAATAGAGAGCGAACCCGTGTTGACTTTTGAGGAACCTATGGTTGACTTAGAAGAACGACAAATGCTTGTTATGGAGAAACTG GTTAAAATAATGGGAGATCAAGCGAACGCATTATCCCAGTTGGCGCACGCTTCTCATGTTAATGCACAAGCTATGGAGAGATTGGCGGAGGCATCACAAATACAG GCACGAGCTGTAGAGAGACTGGCTACATCTTTCGAAGCCATCGGTACTTCCACACACGACGTGAGGAACGCGATGGTCGACATTGACTCCACTATGAAGAGGTTTTATAACACTTCGCCCGCCTAG
- the LOC106709961 gene encoding lipase member H-B-like, which yields MIRVNVTTRQNNDQTVIVSNPYILDYVTGTLSRTEAAWLRCYKGSLTEYLVTPLDNPLPIAYSSCLDRTRPTVVYTFGYQGKVNGPATTAVLTAYIAKRKRNVILLDWEEEAKSGLLGFQLSYATSAAPNAKKIGYGLGKALLTLSDAGIDLNSIHLMGHSLGAHLMGYAGSWLRERGKVVSRITGLDPASALFEGKFAFFKQLDRTCALFVDIIHTDPGNYGTSKSTGSVDIWPNYYGPKSKQPGCPRQPQETFSRADLCDHDRSWQYFIEAMLYGTNISAIYADNYLDWMQDYSRSNFTIYMGDLINTRARGNFFCSTNSQPPFGKGSEGLKPDYVITS from the exons ATGATTAGAGTGAATGTTACAACGCGTCAGAACAACGATCAGACGGTTATAGTTTCGAATCC GTATATTTTGGATTATGTCACAGGTACGCTCTCAAGAACAGAAGCAGCGTGGTTAAGATGTTATAAAGG GTCTCTAACAGAGTATCTGGTTACTCCGTTAGACAATCCTTTACCTATAGCCTATTCCTCATGCCTGGACCGGACTCGACCAACCGTTGTCTACACCTTTGGCTACCAAGGCAAAGTTAATGGACCCGCCACTACGGCGGTCCTAACAGCTTACATAGCGAAGAGGAAGAGAAATGTTATTCTTTTGGACTGGGAAGAAGAGGCTAAAAGTGGTCTACTAGGCTTTCAACTTTCGTATGCAACATCAGCTGCTCCCAATGCTAAAAAG ATTGGATACGGTCTCGGTAAAGCTCTACTTACTTTATCAGATGCTGGAATCGATTTGAACAGTATCCATTTAATGGGACATTCCCTCGGGGCCCATCTGATGGGCTATGCCGGCTCGTGGTTGAGGGAGAGGGGGAAAGTTGTCAGCAG AATTACGGGTCTGGATCCCGCCAGTGCGTTGTTCGAGGGCAAGTTCGCTTTCTTCAAACAGTTGGACCGTACTTGCGCATTATTTGTTGACATTATACACACGGATCCTGGTAACTACGGCACCAGTAAATCGACCGGCTCTGTGGACATATGGCCTAATTACTACGGCCCCAAGTCAAAGCAGCCAGGCTGCCCACGACAACCTCAAGAGACTTTTAGCCGTGCGG accTTTGTGACCATGATCGTTCCTGGCAGTACTTCATAGAAGCCATGCTGTACGGTACCAACATCTCGGCTATATACGCCGATAACTATCTTGACTGGATGCAGGATTATTCTCGAAGCAATTTCACCATATATATGGGTGATTTGATTAATACCAG AGCACGTGGCAACTTTTTCTGTTCAACAAACTCTCAACCACCTTTTGGAAAAGGTAGTGAAGGATTGAAGCCAGACTATGTCATTACTAGCTAA
- the LOC106709960 gene encoding lipase member I-like isoform X2 encodes MYDHTLPNLVWILLIIGCTRYVDAASLRCYNGSMDNPMIVPLDFPRPLINNSCIETNRVTKFFISGFNRNVTSEESITILSAYIKRGDVNVVYLDWAEEATKENLGTVLGYLKAASNTQNIGFRFAAALLNLRDGGLEFTKVHLVGHSLGAQIAGITGNTLRDQGYVLQRATCLDPAGPLYSGLISFKNGVGPECAKQVDVVHTDPGGYGIAARAGTADFWPNYQGGKTVQPGCPSGNYPLLSQEGLCSHVAAWMYFAETINDCNCFPSASAPDYATWLNTNGTTNSTIYMGEYISPEARGPDTEDDCGSKINIQLHPM; translated from the exons ATGTACGACCATACATTACCTAATTTAGTATGGATCCTTTTAATTATCG GTTGTACACGATACGTGGATGCCGCATCTTTACGCTGTTACAATGG ATCTATGGATAATCCTATGATAGTTCCACTGGATTTCCCGAGgcctttaattaacaattcttgtattgaaacaaatagagttacaaaattttttatatctggTTTTAACCGGAACGTTACCTCGGAGGAATCTATTACTATACTTAGCGCATACATTAAAAGAGGCGATGTTAATGTTGTATATTTGGACTGGGCTGAGGAAGCAACAAAAGAAAACCTTGGAACGGTTCTTGGTTACCTGAAAGCAGCATCGAATACACAAAAT ATTGGATTTAGATTTGCAGCTGCTTTGTTGAATTTACGCGACGGCGGCTTGGAGTTTACCAAAGTGCATCTCGTGGGGCATTCCCTCGGGGCACAGATAGCTGGTATCACGGGAAACACGCTGCGTGATCAGGGATATGTTTTACAAAG agcGACATGTTTGGATCCAGCCGGACCTTTGTATTCGggattaataagttttaaaaacggCGTGGGCCCCGAGTGCGCCAAACAAGTAGACGTCGTGCACACAGACCCCGGCGGCTACGGCATCGCGGCGCGCGCGGGTACCGCGGACTTCTGGCCTAACTACCAAGGAGGGAAGACTGTCCAGCCCGGCTGTCCCAGCGGGAACTATCCTTTGCTAAGTCAGGAAG GGTTATGTAGCCATGTAGCGGCGTGGATGTACTTCGCGGAGACAATAAACGATTGTAACTGTTTCCCCTCGGCCAGCGCACCGGACTACGCTACCTGGTTGAATACCAATGGAACTACTAATTCTACCATCTATATGGGAGAATATATCTCACCTGA GGCCAGAG GTCCCGACACAGAAGACGATTGCGGAAGCAAGATTAACATACAATTGCATCCAATGTAA
- the LOC106709960 gene encoding phospholipase A1 VesT1.02-like isoform X1, with protein sequence MYDHTLPNLVWILLIIGCTRYVDAASLRCYNGSMDNPMIVPLDFPRPLINNSCIETNRVTKFFISGFNRNVTSEESITILSAYIKRGDVNVVYLDWAEEATKENLGTVLGYLKAASNTQNIGFRFAAALLNLRDGGLEFTKVHLVGHSLGAQIAGITGNTLRDQGYVLQRATCLDPAGPLYSGLISFKNGVGPECAKQVDVVHTDPGGYGIAARAGTADFWPNYQGGKTVQPGCPSGNYPLLSQEGLCSHVAAWMYFAETINDCNCFPSASAPDYATWLNTNGTTNSTIYMGEYISPEARGNYYLVTNDRSPYGKGEEGTNPNNRIDN encoded by the exons ATGTACGACCATACATTACCTAATTTAGTATGGATCCTTTTAATTATCG GTTGTACACGATACGTGGATGCCGCATCTTTACGCTGTTACAATGG ATCTATGGATAATCCTATGATAGTTCCACTGGATTTCCCGAGgcctttaattaacaattcttgtattgaaacaaatagagttacaaaattttttatatctggTTTTAACCGGAACGTTACCTCGGAGGAATCTATTACTATACTTAGCGCATACATTAAAAGAGGCGATGTTAATGTTGTATATTTGGACTGGGCTGAGGAAGCAACAAAAGAAAACCTTGGAACGGTTCTTGGTTACCTGAAAGCAGCATCGAATACACAAAAT ATTGGATTTAGATTTGCAGCTGCTTTGTTGAATTTACGCGACGGCGGCTTGGAGTTTACCAAAGTGCATCTCGTGGGGCATTCCCTCGGGGCACAGATAGCTGGTATCACGGGAAACACGCTGCGTGATCAGGGATATGTTTTACAAAG agcGACATGTTTGGATCCAGCCGGACCTTTGTATTCGggattaataagttttaaaaacggCGTGGGCCCCGAGTGCGCCAAACAAGTAGACGTCGTGCACACAGACCCCGGCGGCTACGGCATCGCGGCGCGCGCGGGTACCGCGGACTTCTGGCCTAACTACCAAGGAGGGAAGACTGTCCAGCCCGGCTGTCCCAGCGGGAACTATCCTTTGCTAAGTCAGGAAG GGTTATGTAGCCATGTAGCGGCGTGGATGTACTTCGCGGAGACAATAAACGATTGTAACTGTTTCCCCTCGGCCAGCGCACCGGACTACGCTACCTGGTTGAATACCAATGGAACTACTAATTCTACCATCTATATGGGAGAATATATCTCACCTGA GGCCAGAGGTAACTATTATTTAGTGACCAACGACCGTTCTCCGTACGGCAAAGGAGAAGAAGGCACCAACCCTAATAACAGAATCgacaattga